A genomic stretch from Mycobacterium cookii includes:
- a CDS encoding glucose-6-phosphate dehydrogenase → MAEGGDSDSDLLVIFGITGDLARKMTFQALYRLERRGLLQCPIVGVASDDISKDELVKRAREAIAGAGEKIDDKVFDKLAGRLSYLHGDVVTDSALYDALAKQIGSKHQCLYYLEMPPSLFAPIVENLGKAGLLKRSRVAVEKPFGHDLTSARELNARLRALLGEEQLFRVDHFLGKEPVVELEYLRFGNLALVELWNRHVISEIQITMAEDFGVDDRGKFYDGVGALRDVVQNHLLQVLAGVAMEPPVGPSADDLNDRKADVLRAIAAVDPDRCVRGQYRGYTDVDGVAKNSQTETFVAMRVEIDNWRWHGVPIFLRAGKAMTERVTEVRLFTHRVPSLSFLPERRRAEPNQIILRIDPDPGLRIQLTALDGDRWRDLHLDSSFMADLGEPLLPYERLLHGALTGDHQLFAREDAIEETWRIVQPLLDNPGEIHRYEPGSWGPDAARDLLRGHRSWQQPWLADNHH, encoded by the coding sequence TTGGCCGAAGGCGGCGATAGCGACTCAGACCTGCTGGTGATCTTCGGGATCACCGGCGACTTGGCCCGCAAGATGACCTTCCAGGCCCTCTACCGCCTCGAGCGCCGGGGATTGCTGCAGTGTCCGATCGTTGGGGTGGCCAGCGACGACATCAGCAAGGACGAGTTGGTCAAGCGGGCCCGCGAGGCGATCGCGGGGGCCGGCGAGAAGATCGACGACAAGGTGTTCGACAAGTTGGCCGGCAGGTTGTCCTACCTGCACGGTGACGTCGTCACCGACAGTGCACTGTACGACGCGCTGGCCAAGCAGATCGGTTCGAAGCATCAGTGCCTCTACTACCTGGAGATGCCGCCCTCGCTGTTCGCGCCGATCGTGGAGAACCTGGGCAAGGCCGGCCTGCTGAAGCGTTCCCGCGTCGCGGTGGAGAAGCCCTTCGGTCACGACCTGACCTCTGCCCGCGAACTCAACGCCCGGCTGCGTGCCCTGTTGGGCGAAGAGCAGCTCTTCCGGGTGGACCACTTCTTGGGCAAAGAGCCGGTCGTCGAACTGGAGTACCTGCGCTTCGGCAACCTGGCCCTGGTCGAGTTGTGGAATCGCCACGTCATCTCCGAGATTCAGATCACCATGGCCGAGGACTTCGGCGTCGACGACCGCGGCAAGTTCTACGACGGGGTCGGCGCGCTGCGCGACGTCGTGCAGAACCATCTGCTGCAGGTGCTTGCCGGCGTGGCGATGGAGCCGCCGGTCGGCCCGAGCGCTGACGACCTGAACGACAGGAAGGCCGACGTGCTGCGGGCGATAGCGGCGGTGGACCCGGACCGCTGCGTCCGGGGTCAGTACCGCGGCTACACCGACGTGGACGGCGTCGCCAAGAATTCGCAGACCGAGACCTTCGTCGCGATGCGGGTGGAGATCGACAACTGGCGATGGCACGGTGTGCCGATCTTCCTGCGAGCGGGCAAGGCGATGACGGAGCGCGTGACCGAGGTGCGGTTGTTCACCCACCGCGTCCCGTCGCTCAGTTTCCTGCCGGAGCGCAGGCGGGCCGAGCCCAACCAGATCATCCTGCGCATCGACCCCGATCCCGGACTGCGCATCCAGTTGACGGCACTGGACGGCGACCGCTGGCGCGACCTGCACCTGGATTCGTCGTTCATGGCCGACCTGGGCGAGCCGCTGCTGCCATACGAGCGGCTGCTGCACGGTGCGCTGACCGGGGATCACCAACTGTTCGCCCGCGAGGACGCCATCGAAGAGACCTGGCGGATCGTGCAGCCGTTGCTGGACAACCCCGGCGAGATCCATCGCTACGAACCGGGCTCGTGGGGGCCGGACGCGGCGCGCGATTTGTTACGCGGACATCGCAGCTGGCAACAGCCGTGGCTAGCCGACAACCACCACTAA
- the gnd gene encoding phosphogluconate dehydrogenase (NAD(+)-dependent, decarboxylating), which yields MQLGMIGLGRMGGNIIRRVVDAGHEGVVYDHDPDVVKSFAGVDNITGASSLSDLAEKLSAPRVVWVMVPAGTITTGVIDELATTLEKGDIVIDGGNSYYRDDLKHAKTLSEKGIHLIDCGTSGGVWGRERGYCLMIGGDDYAFEHAEPLFSIIAPGVDAAPRTPGREGEVAQPEKGYLHCGPTGAGHFVKMVHNGIEYGMMASLAEGLNILRNADIGKRIEAGDAETAPLSNPECYQYNFDIADVAEVWRRGSVVGSWLLDLTAIALHESPELKEFSGRVSDSGEGRWTAIAAIDEGVPAPVLTTALQSRFASRSLDDFANKALSAMRKQFGGHAEKPGVGG from the coding sequence ATGCAACTAGGGATGATCGGTTTGGGCCGAATGGGCGGCAACATCATCCGCCGAGTGGTCGATGCCGGACATGAGGGCGTGGTCTACGACCATGATCCGGACGTGGTGAAGTCCTTCGCCGGCGTCGACAACATCACCGGAGCGTCGTCGCTGTCGGATCTAGCCGAAAAGCTCAGTGCGCCAAGGGTTGTCTGGGTAATGGTGCCCGCCGGCACAATCACCACCGGGGTGATCGACGAGCTGGCGACGACGCTGGAGAAGGGCGACATCGTCATCGATGGCGGCAACTCGTATTACCGCGACGACCTGAAACACGCGAAGACGCTGTCCGAGAAGGGCATTCACCTCATCGACTGCGGCACCAGCGGTGGCGTGTGGGGCCGCGAGCGCGGCTACTGCCTGATGATCGGCGGCGATGACTACGCCTTCGAGCATGCCGAGCCGTTGTTCTCGATCATCGCGCCGGGCGTGGACGCCGCACCGCGTACCCCCGGCCGCGAGGGGGAGGTCGCGCAGCCAGAGAAGGGTTATCTCCATTGCGGTCCGACCGGCGCCGGGCACTTCGTGAAGATGGTGCACAACGGGATCGAATACGGAATGATGGCCTCGCTCGCCGAAGGGCTGAACATCCTGCGTAATGCCGACATCGGCAAGCGCATCGAGGCCGGCGACGCCGAGACCGCGCCTCTGTCGAACCCCGAGTGCTATCAGTACAACTTCGACATCGCCGACGTCGCCGAGGTGTGGCGGCGGGGCAGCGTCGTCGGTTCGTGGCTGCTGGACCTGACCGCGATCGCGTTGCACGAATCGCCTGAGCTGAAGGAGTTCTCCGGGCGGGTCTCTGACTCCGGCGAGGGCAGGTGGACGGCGATCGCGGCGATCGACGAGGGCGTGCCCGCACCAGTGCTGACGACCGCGCTGCAGTCCCGTTTCGCCTCGCGGAGTCTCGACGACTTCGCCAACAAGGCGCTGTCGGCCATGCGCAAGCAGTTCGGTGGGCATGCCGAGAAGCCGGGCGTGGGCGGCTAA
- a CDS encoding VOC family protein, translating to MPAITPSLWFDHNLEEAATFYTSIFPNSKIEFLNRSTDAGPGEPGSVLSGTFVLDGNRFIGINGGPHFTFNEAVSFTINCKDQDEVDYYWDRLTDGGQESQCGWCKDRFGLSWQVVPNRLYELVSHPDPARATAATQAMYGMRKIVIADLESAAASV from the coding sequence ATGCCCGCGATCACGCCCTCGCTGTGGTTCGACCACAACTTGGAGGAGGCGGCGACGTTCTACACGTCGATCTTCCCGAACTCGAAGATCGAGTTCCTCAACCGAAGCACCGACGCCGGACCCGGCGAGCCCGGCTCGGTCCTGTCCGGCACCTTTGTGCTGGACGGCAACCGGTTCATCGGGATCAACGGCGGCCCGCACTTCACGTTCAACGAGGCGGTGTCGTTCACCATCAACTGCAAGGACCAGGACGAGGTCGACTACTACTGGGACCGGCTCACCGACGGCGGCCAGGAGTCGCAGTGCGGCTGGTGCAAGGACCGATTCGGTCTGAGCTGGCAGGTCGTTCCCAACCGGCTGTATGAACTGGTCAGCCACCCGGATCCGGCACGGGCCACCGCCGCCACCCAGGCGATGTACGGCATGCGCAAGATCGTTATCGCAGATTTGGAGAGCGCCGCCGCATCGGTCTGA
- a CDS encoding mammalian cell entry protein, translating into MPDDGPADVVYLRPIRSPGHVERIALVIGLVAGVVLAGLVGWLGFRTYEAEHREAHRNLFVQTAQDVAVNLSTVDYEHADADAQRIADSATGGFADSFARRRQAYVDSANRSRSRLLGTVTDAGLESQTGDQGRVLVAVTVKSADPAHEPRFLRMRVTVQKVGDVAKVSDVAFVS; encoded by the coding sequence ATGCCCGATGATGGCCCGGCAGACGTCGTATACCTGCGGCCGATCCGATCGCCGGGTCATGTTGAGCGGATCGCCCTCGTCATCGGTCTCGTGGCGGGCGTGGTGTTGGCCGGGTTGGTTGGCTGGCTGGGTTTCCGGACCTACGAGGCCGAGCACCGGGAGGCGCATCGCAACCTCTTCGTCCAGACAGCGCAGGACGTCGCGGTCAACCTCAGCACCGTCGACTACGAGCACGCCGATGCTGATGCGCAACGGATCGCGGACTCGGCGACCGGCGGGTTCGCCGACAGCTTCGCCCGTCGGCGGCAGGCGTACGTCGATAGCGCGAACCGGAGCCGGTCGCGGCTGCTGGGTACCGTCACCGACGCCGGGCTGGAATCGCAGACCGGCGACCAGGGCCGGGTGCTGGTTGCGGTAACGGTGAAGTCCGCCGATCCCGCGCACGAGCCGCGGTTCCTGCGGATGCGGGTAACGGTGCAGAAGGTGGGCGACGTCGCCAAGGTCTCCGACGTCGCGTTCGTGTCATGA
- a CDS encoding alpha/beta fold hydrolase, which translates to MTTVSSAPQTVEFSGVQGLTLIADEWNRGADAAADRPTVLMLHGGGQNRHSWKNTGQILADEGFHVVALDSRGHGDSDRAPDADYDVDTMTADVMQVLDAIDRQVMLIGASMGGLTGILAADQAGPDRITGLVLVDVVPRFEKNGSARIRDFMFSGLHGFGSLDEAADAVAAYLPYRKKPRSPEGLKKNLRLRDGRWYWHWDPAFMTKPGDDPELRTEKFEHAAAGLTIPVLLIRGKLSDVVSPEGVQHFLETVPNAEFVELSGAGHTAAGDDNDAFSDVVVAFATR; encoded by the coding sequence GTGACAACCGTGAGCAGCGCTCCGCAGACAGTCGAGTTTTCCGGTGTTCAGGGGCTCACCCTGATCGCCGACGAGTGGAATCGCGGCGCCGACGCGGCGGCCGATCGGCCGACCGTGCTGATGTTGCACGGCGGAGGCCAGAATCGGCATTCCTGGAAGAACACCGGCCAGATCCTGGCCGACGAGGGCTTCCACGTGGTCGCGCTGGACAGCCGGGGCCACGGCGACAGCGATCGCGCGCCCGACGCCGATTACGACGTCGACACGATGACCGCCGACGTCATGCAGGTGCTCGACGCCATCGACCGGCAGGTGATGCTGATCGGAGCGAGCATGGGCGGATTGACCGGCATCTTGGCCGCCGATCAGGCCGGACCCGACCGCATCACGGGGTTGGTGCTGGTCGACGTCGTGCCACGGTTCGAGAAGAACGGCAGCGCCCGCATCCGCGACTTCATGTTCAGCGGCCTGCACGGTTTCGGCTCACTCGACGAGGCAGCCGACGCCGTCGCCGCCTATCTCCCGTATCGGAAGAAGCCGCGTAGCCCCGAGGGACTGAAGAAGAACCTGCGGCTGCGCGACGGCCGTTGGTACTGGCACTGGGATCCTGCCTTCATGACCAAGCCCGGCGACGACCCGGAATTGCGAACCGAGAAGTTCGAGCACGCCGCCGCGGGCCTGACGATTCCGGTGTTGCTGATCCGCGGCAAGCTCTCCGATGTGGTCAGCCCGGAAGGCGTCCAGCACTTTCTGGAGACCGTGCCCAACGCCGAGTTCGTCGAGTTGTCCGGTGCAGGCCACACCGCGGCGGGCGACGACAACGATGCCTTCAGCGACGTCGTGGTGGCATTCGCGACGCGTTAG